In the Drosophila biarmipes strain raj3 chromosome X, RU_DBia_V1.1, whole genome shotgun sequence genome, one interval contains:
- the LOC108023582 gene encoding uncharacterized protein LOC108023582 — MSTFPSFADISAKFSEATLDEIIRNAGGSRHTSYKFGPSGKKGDAYLSRVFRITVYGVRDAEQGQEEEQLKVNVIVKGMPDNLHRRRLFRSVVFFRNEINFYTKVLPAIEAFQQSRDPVPKKPFVEYPRCLASLCDGANDFIVLEDVGPKGYKAPVRQDYISLEDALLTMRTLGRFHGVALAFNALDSKNFEKAAGSLEETYYGEHTREWYTGFLLLAANVALDAIRKVYPNTKYETVAGNFLQPPLFDDLISLVSTRSKLSVFGHGDCWTPNFLTKYNEQGESQEIIIIDFQLARCSSLALDLSFFIYSCTSQQLREEHYDELLRAYLESAQELIRDLGGDAEEIISWESLQQELKDFGRFGCGMGIESLPMTMMEDEEVADLDGIKENAILTDVWNITPFKEPAKQQRLADIFKHAIDQGYIK; from the exons ATGAGCACCTTCCCCAGTTTCGCGGACATTTCGGCCAAGTTCTCGGAGGCCACgctggacgagatcatccgCAATGCGGGCGGATCGCGGCACACCTCCTACAAGTTCGGTCCGAGTGGCAAGAAGGGCGACGCCTACCTGAGCCGCGTCTTCCGCATCACCGTCTACGGCGTCAGGGACGCCGAGCAGGGCCAGGAAGAGGAGCAGCTGAAGGTCAACGTGATCGTGAAGGGCATGCCCGACAACCTCCACCGCCGGCGCCTCTTCCGCTCGGTGGTGTTCTTCCGCAACGAGATCAACTTCTACACCAAGGTGCTGCCGGCCATCGAGGCCTTCCAGCAGTCCCGGGATCCGGTCCCCAAGAAGCCCTTCGTGGAGTACCCCAGGTGCCTGGCCAGCCTGTGCGACGGGGCTAACGATTTCATCGTCCTGGAGGATGTGGGCCCCAAGGGCTACAAGGCGCCCGTGCG CCAGGACTACATTTCCCTGGAGGATGCCCTGCTGACCATGCGCACCCTGGGTCGCTTCCACGGCGTGGCCCTGGCCTTCAATGCCCTGGACAGCAAGAACTTCGAGAAGGCGGCTGGATCGCTGGAGGAGACCTATTACGGCGAGCACACTCGCGAGTGGTACACCGGCTTCCTGCTGCTGGCGGCGAACGTGGCCCTGGACGCCATCAGGAAGGTGTATCCGAACACCAAGTACGAGACCGTGGCCGGCAACTTCCTGCAGCCGCCGCTGTTCGACGACCTAATCAGCCTGGTGTCCACCCGCTCCAAGCTGAGTGTCTTCGGGCACGGCGACTGCTGGACCCCGAACTTCCTGACCAAGTACAACGAGCAGGGCGAGTCGCAGGAGATCATCATCATTGACTTCCAGCTGGCCAGGTGCTCCTCCCTGGCCCTGGACCTGAGCTTCTTCATCTACTCCTGCACCAGCCAACAGTTGAGGGAGGAGCACTACGACGAGCTGCTGCGCGCCTACCTGGAGAGTGCCCAGGAGCTGATCAGAGATCTGGGCGGCGACGCGGAGGAGATCATCTCCTGGGAGTCGCTGCAGCAGGAGCTGAAGGACTTTGGACGCTTTGGCTGCGGCATGGGCATCGAATCGCTGCCCATGACCATGATggaggacgaggaggtggCCGATCTGGACGGCATCAAGGAGAACGCCATCCTCACCGACGTCTGGAACATCACGCCCTTCAAGGAGCCCGCCAAGCAGCAGCGCCTGGCCGACATCTTCAAGCACGCCATCGATCAGGGCTACATCAAGTAG